The Panicum hallii strain FIL2 chromosome 9, PHallii_v3.1, whole genome shotgun sequence genome has a window encoding:
- the LOC112874698 gene encoding galactinol synthase 1-like translates to MAPELAGKMTAKAAAALKPATRAYVTFLAGDGDYWKGVVGLAKGLRKVGSAYPLVVAVLPDVPESHRRILVSQGCIVREIEPVYPPENQTQFAMAYYVINYSKLRIWEFVEYERMVYLDADIQVFENIDELFELEKGHFYAVMDCFCEKTWSHTPQYKIGYCQQCPDKVAWPAAELGPPPSLYFNAGMFVHEPSMATAKALLDTLRVTPPTPFAEQDFLNMFFREQYKPIPLVYNLVLAMLWRHPENVQLEKVKVVHYCAAGSKPWRYTGKEANMDREDIKMLVKKWWDIYNDETLDFKALPATDADEVEAVAKKPIRAALAEAGTVKYVTAPSAA, encoded by the exons ATGGCTCCCGAGCTCGCCGGCAAGATGACCGCCAAAGCCGCCGCGGCGTTGAAGCCCGCGACCAGGGCGTACGTGACGTTCCTGGCAGGCGACGGCGACTACTGGAAGGGCGTGGTGGGTCTGGCCAAGGGCCTGCGCAAGGTCGGGTCGGCGTACCCGCTGGTGGTGGCCGTGCTGCCCGACGTGCCGGAGTCCCACCGCCGCATCCTCGTCTCGCAGGGCTGCATCGTCCGCGAGATCGAGCCCGTGTACCCGCCCGAGAACCAGACGCAGTTCGCCATGGCCTACTACGTCATCAACTACTCCAAGCTCCGCATCTGGGAG TTCGTGGAGTACGAGCGGATGGTGTACCTGGACGCGGACATCCAGGTGTTCGAGAACATCGACGAGCTGTTCGAGCTCGAGAAGGGCCACTTCTACGCGGTGATGGACTGCTTCTGCGAGAAGACGTGGAGCCACACCCCGCAGTACAAGATCGGCTACTGCCAGCAGTGCCCCGACAAGGTCGCGTGGCCGGCCGCCGAGCTCGGCCCCCCGCCGTCTCTCTACTTCAACGCCGGCATGTTCGTGCACGAGCCCAGCATGGCCACCGCCAAGGCCCTGCTCGACACGCTCCGCGTGACCCCACCGACCCCCTTCGCGGAGCAG GACTTCCTGAACATGTTCTTCCGGGAGCAGTACAAGCCGATTCCGCTCGTGTACAACCTGGTGCTGGCCATGCTGTGGAGGCACCCCGAGAACGTGCAGCTGGAGAAGGTGAAGGTGGTGCACTACTGCGCGGCGGGGTCGAAGCCGTGGAGGTACACGGGCAAGGAGGCCAACATGGACCGGGAGGACATCAAGATGCTTGTCAAGAAGTGGTGGGACATCTACAACGACGAGACCCTGGACTTCAAGGCCCTGCCCGCCACCGACGCCGAcgaggtggaggcggtggcCAAGAAGCCGATCCGCGCGGCGCTGGCGGAGGCCGGCACGGTCAAGTACGTCACCGCGCCCTCGGCCGCTTGA
- the LOC112874697 gene encoding 30S ribosomal protein S1, chloroplastic: MASLAQHVAGLPCPPLSGASRRRPAAPRRPPSALVCGTYALTKEERERERMRQQFDEASERCRTAPMEGVAFSPEDLDTAVESTDIDTEIGSLIKGTVFMTTSNGAYIDIQSKSTAFLPLDEACLLDIDNVEDAGIRPGLVEEFMIIDENPSDETLILSLQAIQQELAWERCRQLQAEDVVATGKVIGGNKGGVVALVEGLKGFVPFSQVSSKTTAEELLGKELPLKFVEVDEEQGRLVLSNRKAMADSQAQLGIGSVVLGTVESLKPYGAFIDIGGINGLLHVSQISHDRVADISTVLQPGDTLKVMILSHDRERGRVSLSTKKLEPTPGDMIRNPKLVFEKADEMAQIFRQRIAQAEAMARADMLRFQPESGLTLSSEGILGPLSSDSPSEDSGEEPTDE, translated from the exons ATGGCCTCCCTGGCGCAGCACGTCGCGGGCCTCCCGTGCCCGCCTCTCTCCGGCGcttcgcgccgccgccccgcggcgCCGAGGCGGCCGCCGTCGGCGCTGGTGTGCGGGACGTACGCGCTGACCAAGGaggagcgggagcgggagcggaTGCGCCAGCAGTTCGACGAGGCCTCCGAGCGGTGCCGCACCGCGCCCATGGAGGGCGTCGCCTTCTCCCCGGAGGACCTCGACACCGCCGTCGAGTCCACCGACATCGACACCGAGATCGGCTCCCTT ATTAAAGGAACAGTGTTCATGACTACCTCAAATGGTGCATATATTGACATCCAATCGAAGTCTACTGCTTTCTTGCCTCTGGATGAGGCATGCCTTCTTGACATTGATAATGTTGAAGACGCGGGCATTCGCCCTGGTTTAGTAGAAGAATTCATGATAATTGATGAGAACCCTAGTGATGAAACTTTGATTCTGAGTTTGCAAGCAATTCAGCAAGAACTTGCGTGGGAAAGGTGCCGGCAACTTCAGGCTGAAGATGTTGTCGCCACGGGCAAA GTGATTGGCGGAAACAAAGGAGGTGTAGTAGCTCTTGTGGAAGGGCTTAAGGGATTTGTTCCGTTTTCCCAAGTGTCATCG AAAACAACTGCGGAAGAGCTGCTTGGCAAAGAACTGCCTCTCAAGTTTGTAGAGGTTGATGAGGAACAGGGCAGGCTTGTCCTCAGCAACCGCAAGGCAATGGCTGACAGTCAGGCCCAGCTTGGTATTGGTTCAGTTGTTTTGGGAACTGTTGAGAGCCTAAAACCTTATGGTGCCTTCATTGACATCGGTGGAATCaatggccttctccatgtcagCCAGATTAGTCATGACCGTGTTGCGGATATCTCAACAGTTCTGCAACCAGGAGATACCCTCAAG GTGATGATACTGAGCCATGACCGCGAAAGAGGCCGTGTCAGCCTTTCTACAAAGAAGCTTGAGCCAACACCTGGTGACATGATCCGCAATCCCAAGCTTGTTTTCGAGAAG GCCGACGAGATGGCTCAGATATTCAGGCAGAGAATAGCTCAAGCAGAGGCAATGGCTCGTGCTGACATGTTGAGATTCCAGCCAGAG AGCGGATTGACACTCAGTTCCGAGGGAATCCTAGGACCGTTGTCATCGGACTCGCCTTCAGAGGATTCAGGAGAAGAACCCACGGATGAATAG